In Phoenix dactylifera cultivar Barhee BC4 chromosome 11, palm_55x_up_171113_PBpolish2nd_filt_p, whole genome shotgun sequence, the following are encoded in one genomic region:
- the LOC103719142 gene encoding dof zinc finger protein DOF1.4-like, protein MLCNGERLGVPPTHEWPQSMGERLLIPGRNNSSSSSTNNNNNNNNAPTASNCSNSRTGTNNNNNNNNKMIHAAAPAARVMDRPAQEQQAALKCPRCDSSNTKFCYYNNYSLSQPRHFCKACKRYWTRGGTLRNVPVGGGCRKNKRVRKPASAVVVSAASSDTRPSPLMPPIANSIPPISLPKPASHLDPSLFYSLPAARSSLPSDVGLAFPGLRPRLDPPSVPNSMSLPCTAFDLQHPQLNSVGLGIFPSSQRDDEFNLAQLSVMNDYPLFGSAAASLLVSSLREPKKVEDYQALMPCEDLQASCAAANGNLDVIKEVKQEGEITAINNNRIEWQIPCENSFDAISSAALAGDSSLLYWNAAIGAWPDSANCGSSVAPLI, encoded by the exons ATGCTCTGCAATGGAGAGAGGCTGGGCGTCCCCCCCACCCACGAATGGCCACAG AGCATGGGAGAGAGACTTCTAATCCCCGGAAgaaacaacagcagcagcagcagcaccaacaacaacaacaataacaacaacGCTCCCACCGCCTCCAACTGCAGCAACTCCCGTACCGgtaccaacaacaacaacaacaacaacaacaagatgATCCATGCTGCTGCTCCTGCCGCTAGGGTTATGGATAGGCCGGCGCAGGAGCAGCAGGCCGCCCTCAAATGCCCCCGCTGCGACTCCTCCAATACCAAGTTCTGCTACTACAACAATTACAGCCTCTCCCAGCCCCGCCATTTCTGCAAGGCCTGCAAGCGCTACTGGACCCGCGGCGGCACCCTCCGCAACGTCCCCGTCGGCGGTGGCTGCCGAAAGAACAAGCGCGTCAGAAAGCCGGCCTCCGCCGTAGTAGTCTCGGCCGCATCCTCCGACACAAGACCGTCTCCTCTCATGCCTCCGATCGCTAACTCGATTCCTCCCATCTCCCTTCCTAAACCTGCTTCCCATCTTGATCCCAGCCTGTTCTATTCCCTCCCTGCTGCAcgttcctctcttccttctgaTGTGGGTCTTGCCTTTCCGGGCCTTCGCCCCCGGCTCGATCCGCCGTCCGTCCCGAATAGCATGTCCCTCCCGTGCACCGCCTTCGACCTCCAGCATCCGCAGCTCAACTCGGTCGGCCTCGGAATATTCCCCTCCAGCCAGCGCGACGACGAATTCAACCTTGCCCAGCTATCTGTCATGAACGACTACCCGCTGTTCGGATCTGCCGCCGCCTCGCTTCTGGTTTCGAGCCTCAGGGAGCCGAAGAAGGTGGAGGACTACCAGGCCCTGATGCCCTGCGAGGACCTGCAGGCCAGCTGCGCGGCGGCCAATGGAAACCTGGACGTGATCAAGGAAGTGAAGCAGGAAGGAGAGATCACTGCAATCAACAACAACAGGATAGAATGGCAAATTCCCTGCGAGAATTCCTTCGATGCGATCAGCTCGGCTGCCCTCGCCGGCGATTCCTCCCTTCTTTATTGGAATGCAGCCATAGGCGCTTGGCCTGATTCTGCCAACTGTGGATCGTCCGTCGCGCCTCTGATCTAG